The window ACCGTGATTAAAATATTTTTTGTTTTCCCTGATAACGGGCTTCACTTTCAAATAGCTACAATCAGGCCATTATTTATTGAAGTATAGGGTGATTTTTCAGTCTATCTTGTTTATTTCCAGTTGGATGTATTTTTGTGAAATAAAGACCGAAACGAGTTTTTTTAGGCCGAAAAGGCTAAAAATAAATTATAAAATATTTTTTAAATTTTAGTGGTGATGACCTTCGTTGAGTTAAAATTGTAGCCAAAGTATAGCTTATGCCTGTACTCAAAAAGGTTAATTTGGATTGAAAAATGTAAAACGGGTAGAGCGTGTTTTCTCAATCGAGAAAAATTATGCGCAAGGTTTTATGCTTAAATAGACGGAATTATATAGGATTATAAAACCGAGCGCAGCAGAATATTTCTGCAGAATTTTAATCTTATTGTATCCTTAAACTGATACAAATGGAGCGTATTTAGCGGTTAAACTTTTGAAACTTTAACGGCAGTTGGTCCTTTTTGGCCCATTTCAACTTCGAAAGTAACTTTATCACCTTCTTTAATCTGTGTGATTAAACCATTGGCGTGAACAAAGATGCTATCCTGAGTTTCGGTATTTTTAATGAATCCGTAACCTTTACTATCGTTAAAGAAAGTAACTGTTCCTTTTTTAACCGGGCTTTCGTCAATAATATCCTCTTGTCTTGAAATACCAATCTGAATGTCTTCAGTATTGATTACTTTCTTTTTGCTTGGATCGGGTGGAGTAGAAGAGATGTTTCCGTTTTCGTCAACGTAAGCCATCATATCTTCAAGCGATAAGCCTTTTTTAGCATTAGCCTGACGTTCTTCTTTTTTCTCTTGTTTCTCTTTTTGTTTCTTTAATCGTTTTTTTTCGTTCTCTTTTTTACTGTATGTTGCCTGAGATTTAGCCATATTTTATTTAATTGTTTTGTTTTAGAAGGGTGAGTGGAATGGAGAATTATGCAAAGATAACAATACTTAAGCATAAACACGATTTTATTCGGGAATGCCCTTAATAAATTATCTAAGTTTTATTCGCCAAATTCGCATAAAATCAGTTACATAGCTGCCCAACTGGCTTTATCTACCTGGTAAACAAAATTCAATTTTACCGGTTCGCCGTAATAGGCTACTTCTAATTCGCCAACTTTGCTTGCCCTAATTTTTCTGTAGCTTTTTGCGAACGATAGTTGCTTGCGCCAATATGCAAAATTACTTTATCTACAAATTGAAATGCATAATCAAGCATCAGTGTTTTTAGCGCGCGGTTGTGCCCTTTTCCCCAAAATTCGCGACCGATAAAGGTGTAACCAACAGCAACCGAACTGTTTTCTTCATCCAGTTCGTAATATCTTGAGCTCCCTACAATTTTGCCCGTTTCTTTTTCATAAACAATAAATGCCCCTTTCGATTCGATTGCGCCCTTAAAGAAATTCTGAAAAACTGTTCTCTGGTAACGGTCTTTGTTTGGATGCTGCTCCCAGATCAGCGGATCGGATGCTACCGCATACAAGGCTTCAAAGTCAGTTTCTTTTAACGGAACTATTTGAATTAAATCGTTTTCTAAGGTTGGTTGTAAATCGAAATACATATGGGTTGGTTATAAAAACGGCCAGCTAAAAAGCCAGCCGTTTGTTGAGTATTTTATAGTAGGGACCCTGAAACAAATCCGATAGGTATTGGATCAGGGTGTCGGACTCGTAGTCTAGTCTACCAGACCTTCAATGGCAACCACTTCGTTTGCTTCTTTCTGATAATCTACTTTATCAATTTCGAAACCGAACAGGCTTAAGAAATCAGATCTGTAACCTGGTAAATCGCCAATGGCTGGCAAAGTTTCGGTTGTAGCTTGCTCCCAAAGTTCGGCCACTTTTGCCTGTACATCTTCGCGCATTTCCCAATCGTCAATCCTGATTCTGCCTTTTTCATCAACAGGAACCGGGTTGCCTGTAAATAACCTGTCGGCATATAACCTTTGGATTTGCTCAATGGTACCTTCGTGAATGCCTTCGGCTTTCATTACCTTGTACAATAAAGAGATATACAACGGAATAACCGGAATAGCTGAACTGGCTTGTGTAACCAATGCTTTGTTTACCGATACATAGGCTTTACCGTTAATATCTTTTAATTTATCGCCAATGGTAAAGGCTGTAGCTTCTAAATCGTCTTTTGCACGGCCTATGGTACCTTTGCGGTAAACCGGTTCGGTTAAAGCAGGGCCAATGTAAGAGTAAGCCACTGTGGTAGCACCATCAGCCAAAAGGTTATCGGCTTTTAGGGCGTCAATCCACATTGACCAATCTTCGCCACCCATTACTGCCACGGTGTTGGCAATATCTTCTTCTGTTGCAGGCTCGATCGAAACTTCGCTTACATTGCCTGTATGGAAATCGACAGTTTTATTGGTGTAAGTTTCGCCGATTGGTTTTAAGGTAGAACGGTGTAAAACTTCTGTATCAGGGTGTTTTCTAACCGGAGAGGCTAAACTGTAAATCACTAAATCTACCTGACCTAAATCAGCTTTGATCAGTTCGAGCGTTTTTGCTTTGATTTCTTTTGAGAAGGCATCGCCATTGATGCTTTTAGCGTATAAGCCAGCTGCATGTGCTTCTTTTTCAAATGCGGCACTGTTGTACCAGCCCGGTGAAGCAGTTTTACCTTCTGAAGGTGCTTTTTCGAAAAATACGCCAATGGTAGAAGCGTCAGAGCCAAAAGCAGCAGCAATTCTTGAAGCTAAACCGAAACCGGTTGAAGCACCAATTACCAATACTTTTTTAGGGCCGTTGATAGCTCCTTTTGATTTTACATATTCAATTTGATTCTTTACGTTTTGAGCGCAACCGTCAGGGTGTGCTGTTAAACAGATAAAGCCCCTCATTCTAGGTTCGATAATCATTTTTGTTCTTTTTTACGTTTTGTAATGTTAAAATAAGGACGCTTTAAAGGACTCTTGAAAAGCTTTAGTGCCCAAATCTTTAACGAAGATAAATTTTTAATTGCTTAACATTAAATGAATTTTAAATATTGAAGGTTTTTAAGTGGAAGCGTGTTTCTATTTTTAACCGCAAAGGGGGCAAAGAAACGCAAAGCTATAGTTATTGGCAATTAGACTCCGGACTTCTAACTCCCGACTTCCGACTCTCACATATTTCTTTTATTTTAGCGGCACACAGATAAAACCGGTAACCATTAATGAAAAAGCTATTACTGCCCATCTTATTTATTTTGATGGCATTTGGAAAACTATCAGCACAGACTCAAAATCAGAACTCTGGCTGGTTTATGTTTTTAAACAATACTAAATTTAACGATAAATGGGGATTGCAATTTGATCTTCAAGTTCGTTCGGCCGACGACTGGGGTTACGTACGTAACATTCTGGTGCGCCCGGCAGTGCAATATTTCATCAACAATAAAAGTAATGTGGCCCTGGGTTATTTATGGCAGAACACCGAATTAAGGTTATTGGGTTCTTCTAATAATTCTTTAACCGAACACCGTATTTTTGAGCAATACATTTATAACCATAAAATCAGTTCAGTATTTACGAGTCACAGGTTTAGGTTAGAACAACGTTTTATTGAGCGTTTAAACAACGAAGACTTGTTTTCGCAACGGTTTCGCTATTTTGTAAGGTTTATTAAGCCTTTGCAAAAAGCACAGCCAACTTTTACCAAGGGTGCTTTTGTAGCTTTACAGAATGAAATTTTCTTAAACCTGCAGAACAAAAGCCAGATTAATAATAGTGTTTTTGATCAAAACCGCGCATACCTGGCTTTGGGCTACCGTTTTTCGAAGCAGTTTGATGTTGAGGCAGGTTATATGAACCAGGCGCAACATGGGGCAACGGCTAATACAGTTAATAATATTATCCAGTTAGCACTGTACACCAGGTTTTAATTTTAAAGTCATTTTTTGTACAACAACTCTTACAAAGTGTTAAAGCTGTTGTAATTGACCTTGCTTTTTGCTCAATTTGCCGCGTGAAAAAATTTACCATTCTATTTTTAGCACTTTTATTCGGCAAGCGGATGCACGCACAAGAAATTAAAAGTTCTTCTGCCAACCAAACGCCGACCTCGAAAAGTTTATTTAACCCTGAACACAAGCGGAATTTTTCGCGTAAAGGCGATTTTTATTTTCATTGGGGATACAATAGTTCCTGGTATGGCAAAAGCGATATCCGTTTTCAGGGGCCGAACTACGATTTTATGCTAAAGGATGTTGTGGCGCACGACAGGCAATCAAAATTAAGTTGGGAATATTTAAATCCCGGTTTAATTACGGTACCTCAGTATAATATTCGGGTAGGTTATTTTATAAAAGATAATTACAGTATTTCTATTGGCTGGGACCACATGAAATATGTGATGGATATTCCGCAGACTGTTGCCATTACCGGACATATTGGTCCAAATATTTCGCATGAAAATACACCTACTGGTACATTGGCAGGTGATTATAATGGCCAAAGTATTAATGTTAAAGAAAGCATGCTTACTTACGAGCATACAGATGGCTTTAATTATGCCAATATAGAAGTAGAGCGTTATGATGATATTTGGGTTGCACCAGGTGGCAAAACCTCATTAACTTTAGAAACCGGTTTAGGCGGTGGGCTAATGGTACCACGTTCTGATGTACGTTTGTTTGGCCAGGGCCGCAATAACCACTTCAGCATTTCTGGCTACGGTGTTTCGGCAAAAGTTGGTTTGAAGTTTTACATCTGGAAAAACTTTTATGTACAAAATACAACCAAATTTGGGGCGACCAATTTAACCAATGTACACACCACAGGCTGGGACGAGTTTGATAAAGCCAGTCAGAAAATTAACTATATCGAAAACATCTGGTTAATTGGGGTTCAGTTTTAAAAGAGATTAAAGGAGGCTTAAGCCTCCTTTTTTGTTTCCTGATCATCTTTCTGCTCTTTAATTGCCGCCGCAATCTTTGCAATATCTTTAAACGGAACATCGGCAATGAGGTTGTGGATGTTCGTTTCTTCCTCGCGCCTTATTAATTTCTTTAATGGATGCTTGTCGCTAAGTATTTCGTTTTTATTGAGGTACCAAACAAATAGATCGGCAGGTTCGCAAATTAAAAGTTTGCATAATTTCTCGATATGATCTAACCTGATCGACCGTGTTTTACCATATAGAATGTAGTGCGCCGGGTGTGGCGTGAAACCTGCTATAGTGAGGTAGGTATGGGGACGTTCAATGCCCCGGGCAATAAAAATTGGAATTACATTTAAAAATAACATATTGTTAATCGGTTAAGTGATAAAAAACGGTATTCAGTTTATCAGGCATGATTAAACAATAGCTATAGCGGATGTAAAAAGCTGATGGACGATTTAAAAACATAAAATAACGATGTTAAAAGGTCAAAATTTTATGTAATAAATAAAATTAAGTTGCTAATCTCTATCACTGTTGTTCAGTAGTTTTTAAATCTGTACTAACTTGCTGAAGCTCCTTGCCGAGTTTGTTTTGGTTAAAGAAGGCCGCTAGCGCTTTCAGTCTTTTTCTATTGTCGTATTTCAGGTTTGAATTTAGCTTTTGCTGGCATTTTGAACATAGTCTGGCTATGCTTCTATCAGTTTCGCCTAAACTATTAGTGCCATTCATTAGGCAATTGGCTTCAAC is drawn from Pedobacter sp. HDW13 and contains these coding sequences:
- a CDS encoding GNAT family N-acetyltransferase, whose protein sequence is MYFDLQPTLENDLIQIVPLKETDFEALYAVASDPLIWEQHPNKDRYQRTVFQNFFKGAIESKGAFIVYEKETGKIVGSSRYYELDEENSSVAVGYTFIGREFWGKGHNRALKTLMLDYAFQFVDKVILHIGASNYRSQKATEKLGQAKLAN
- a CDS encoding helix-turn-helix transcriptional regulator, producing the protein MLFLNVIPIFIARGIERPHTYLTIAGFTPHPAHYILYGKTRSIRLDHIEKLCKLLICEPADLFVWYLNKNEILSDKHPLKKLIRREEETNIHNLIADVPFKDIAKIAAAIKEQKDDQETKKEA
- a CDS encoding cold-shock protein, with translation MAKSQATYSKKENEKKRLKKQKEKQEKKEERQANAKKGLSLEDMMAYVDENGNISSTPPDPSKKKVINTEDIQIGISRQEDIIDESPVKKGTVTFFNDSKGYGFIKNTETQDSIFVHANGLITQIKEGDKVTFEVEMGQKGPTAVKVSKV
- a CDS encoding DUF2490 domain-containing protein, with amino-acid sequence MKKLLLPILFILMAFGKLSAQTQNQNSGWFMFLNNTKFNDKWGLQFDLQVRSADDWGYVRNILVRPAVQYFINNKSNVALGYLWQNTELRLLGSSNNSLTEHRIFEQYIYNHKISSVFTSHRFRLEQRFIERLNNEDLFSQRFRYFVRFIKPLQKAQPTFTKGAFVALQNEIFLNLQNKSQINNSVFDQNRAYLALGYRFSKQFDVEAGYMNQAQHGATANTVNNIIQLALYTRF
- the fabV gene encoding enoyl-ACP reductase FabV yields the protein MIIEPRMRGFICLTAHPDGCAQNVKNQIEYVKSKGAINGPKKVLVIGASTGFGLASRIAAAFGSDASTIGVFFEKAPSEGKTASPGWYNSAAFEKEAHAAGLYAKSINGDAFSKEIKAKTLELIKADLGQVDLVIYSLASPVRKHPDTEVLHRSTLKPIGETYTNKTVDFHTGNVSEVSIEPATEEDIANTVAVMGGEDWSMWIDALKADNLLADGATTVAYSYIGPALTEPVYRKGTIGRAKDDLEATAFTIGDKLKDINGKAYVSVNKALVTQASSAIPVIPLYISLLYKVMKAEGIHEGTIEQIQRLYADRLFTGNPVPVDEKGRIRIDDWEMREDVQAKVAELWEQATTETLPAIGDLPGYRSDFLSLFGFEIDKVDYQKEANEVVAIEGLVD